The Phoenix dactylifera cultivar Barhee BC4 chromosome 9, palm_55x_up_171113_PBpolish2nd_filt_p, whole genome shotgun sequence genome window below encodes:
- the LOC103716283 gene encoding probable serine/threonine protein kinase IREH1 isoform X2, giving the protein MVFKGRFFSSKKSDSSSPEGSNSPRTPAFESPSRSEKKKVKLDLAVGSHALIKDAVKNHRRKEDKKDKERDSKGKETAAAAALSAPAKVRKGAAAKDGGAAASSLSPILASSLGLNRIKTRSGPLPQEGFRGDHRISGLGSSNLSRGHVEGGCSTSSLAGKDDGGRAKKDERALYTVLESCASSWADHGGSRAKESLDVQLGSQICNGEHSNVRIGKTNSSWNHPEDLKCSAAFTPEVETAYDACETPKDSECPRFKAIMQATSAPRKRFPADIKSFSHELNSKGVQPFPFWKPRNIYNLKEVLKVIQVKFEKAKEEVNSDLAIFAGDLVGIMEKSAESHPEWKVTLEDLLILARSCCVMMPGEFWLQCEGIVQDLDDHRQELPMGVLKKLHTHLLFILSRCTRLHQFHKETGLAEDEIAMDLQDPKIIQAADKKVALGSGRDGENTKNSIKAAASRKFCSQEQRNLKLKRIQEIKPDNFSSVFNADIEKDMDLAASGGRIASGKPLPSPAGKVQKEASPVKDEISNRKVDSSEILNKSQSSDADLTAVNPPELPSSGDSSVCPSVPSKHQHKISWGYWTDQPNIPEEGSIMCRICEEYVPTLCMEDHSKICAIADRCDQKGLSVDERLNRIAKTLEKMIEAYSQKDPPDAVGSTDLTEVSNSSVNEESDLLFPKHCDWSRRGSADMLDCFQEADNSIFLDDLKNLSSMKCKTRFGSKSDRGMAASSAGSMTSRSPLMTPRASHVEMLLARKNAASESEDLPQIVELADIARCIVNTPMNEERSVLYLVSCVEDLQEVMNRQKFEALTVQTFGTRIEKLHRDKYLQLCDLLDTEKVDAPSAVMDEEEDVVHSLRASPVHPTVKDRTSIDDFEILKPISRGAFGRVFLAKKRTTGDLFAIKVLKKADMIRKNAVESILAERDILITVRNPFVVRFFYSFTSQENLYLVMEYLNGGDLYSLLRNLGCLDEEVARIYIAEVVLALEYLHSLHVVHRDLKPDNLLIAHDGHIKLTDFGLSKVGLINSTDDLSGPAVSGTSLYGEDEPQVSPSEHLKQRERRKKHSAVGTPDYLAPEILLGTGHGASADWWSVGVILFELIVGIPPFNAEHPQTIFDNILNRKIPWPRVPEEMSFKARDLIDKLLTEDPHQRLGAKGAAEVKQHIFFKNINWDTLARQKASFVPSSGSALDTSYFNSRYSSNLSDENIYETSEFEDSSDNGSFGGSSSCVSNHHDEQGNECGGLAEFESGSSIYYSFSNFSFKNLSQLASINYDLLSKGWKEDQAIKSNS; this is encoded by the exons ATGGTGTTCAAAGGCCGGTTCTTCTCGTCGAAGAAGTCGGATTCCTCGAGCCCCGAGGGATCCAATAGTCCGAGGACGCCGGCATTCGAGTCGCCCTCCAGATCCGAAAAGAAGAAGGTCAAATTGGACCTCGCTGTCGGAAGCCACGCCCTCATCAAGGACGCCGTCAAGAACCACCGGCGAAAGGAGGACAAGAAGGACAAGGAGCGGGATTCCAAGGGCAAGGAAACCGCCGCAGCCGCCGCCCTCTCCGCCCCGGCCAAGGTTCGGAAAGGGGCGGCAGCCAAagacggcggggcggcggcgtCGTCGCTCTCCCCGATCCTCGCCTCCTCGCTCGGGTTGAACCGGATCAAGACGAGATCCGGCCCGCTGCCGCAGGAAGGGTTCCGCGGGGACCACAGGATCTCGGGCCTTGGCAGCAGCAACCTCTCCAGGGGCCACGTCGAGGGGGGATGCTCGACTTCGTCGTTGGCCGGGAAGGACGACGGTGGTAGGGCGAAGAAGGACGAGAGGGCGCTCTACACGGTTCTGGAGTCGTGCGCCAGTTCTTGGGCTGATCATGGGGGGAGCCGAGCCAAGGAGAGCCTCGATGTTCAACTCGGGAGCCAGATTTGCAATGGCGAGCATTCCAATGTTCGAATTG GGAAAACTAACTCATCATGGAATCATCCTGAAGATTTAAAATGTTCTGCTGCTTTCACTCCAGAAGTCGAG ACTGCATATGATGCTTGTGAAACTCCAAAAGATTCTGAATGTCCCCGCTTTAAAGCCATAATGCAGGCTACTAGTGCACCTAGGAAGAGGTTCCCTGCTGATATAAAAAGTTTTTCACATGAGTTGAACTCGAAAGGAGTACAACCATTTCCATTCTGGAAGCCACGCAACATCTACAATTTGAAG GAGGTGTTGAAAGTCATTCAGGTGAAATTTGAGAAAGCAAAGGAAGAGGTGAACTCGGATCTGGCAATTTTTGCAGGGGATTTGGTTGGCATAATGGAAAAAAGTGCAGAAAGCCATCCTGAATGGAAAGTAACTTTGGAAGATCTGTTGATACTTGCTCGGAGCTGTTGTGTCATGATGCCTGGGGAGTTCTGGCTTCAGTGTGAAGGCATAGTTCAGGATTTGGATGATCACCGTCAAGAGCTTCCTATGGGAGTTCTGAAGAAACTTCATACCCATTTGCTTTTTATCCTTTCTCGATGCACAAGATTGCATCAGTTCCACAAGGAAACTGGTCTTGCTGAGGATGAAATTGCAATGGATCTTCAAGATCCTAAAATCATCCAGGCTGCTGATAAAAAGGTTGCATTAGGATCAGGAAGAGATGGAGAAAACACAAAGAACTCCATTAAGGCTGCTGCTTCAAGGAAGTTTTGTAGTCAGGAGCAGCGTAACTTAAAATTGAAAAGAATCCAAGAAATAAAACCTGACAATTTTTCTTCAGTATTTAATGCTGACATTGAAAAGGATATGGATTTGGCTGCTAGTGGAGGACGGATAGCTTCTGGGAAACCTCTCCCTTCTCCTGCAGGAAAAGTCCAGAAAGAAGCGAGCCCTGTCAAGGATGAAATATCCAACAGAAAAGTGGATTCTTCAGAGATATTAAACAAGAGTCAAAGTTCAGATGCAGACTTGACCGCGGTAAATCCTCCTGAGTTACCCAGTTCTGGTGATTCTTCTGTGTGCCCATCAGTTCCTTCCAAACATCAACACAAAATTTCTTGGGGTTACTGGACGGATCAGCCTAATATTCCCGAAGAGGGTTCAATTATGTGTCGAATTTGTGAGGAGTATGTTCCTACTCTGTGTATGGAGGATCACTCAAAGATTTGTGCAATTGCAGATAGGTGCGATCAAAAAGGTTTGAGTGTTGATGAACGCCTCAACAGAATTGCCAAGACTCTAGAGAAGATGATAGAGGCATACTCACAGAAGGATCCCCCCGATGCAGTTGGAAGCACAGATCTGACAGAAGTTTCTAATTCAAGTGTTAATGAAGAATCTGATCTCCTTTTTCCAAAACATTGTGATTGGTCTCGGAGAGGATCAGCTGATATGCTTGATTGTTTCCAGGAGGCTGACAACTCTATTTTCTTGGATGACCTGAAGAATTTGTCATCAATGAAATGTAAGACACGTTTTGGTTCAAAGTCTGATCGCGGAATGGCTGCATCATCAGCAGGCAGCATGACTTCTCGATCTCCTTTGATGACACCAAGAGCCAGTCACGTAGAGATGCTTTTGGCAAGGAAAAATGCAGCTTCCGAGAGTGAAGATCTTCCACAG ATAGTTGAACTTGCTGATATTGCTCGATGCATTGTAAATACTCCAATGAATGAAGAGCGATCGGTGTTGTATTTGGTTTCCTGTGTAGAAGATTTGCAAGAAGTCATGAACCGTCAGAAGTTTGAGGCACTTACAGTGCAGACATTTGGCACACGCATAGAGAAGCTTCACCG GGATAAGTACCTGCAGCTTTGTGATTTACTTGATACTGAAAAGGTTGATGCACCGAGTGCTGTaatggatgaagaagaggatgtgGTTCATAGCTTGCGAGCAAGCCCTGTTCACCCTACAGTCAAGGATCGAACATCTATTGATgactttgaaattttaaaacctATAAGTCGTGGGGCATTTGGTCGGGTTTTCTTAGCCAAGAAGAGAACAACGGGGGATCTCTTTGCTATAAAG GTCCTAAAAAAGGCGGATATGATTCGCAAAAATGCTGTTGAGAGTATATTGGCTGAACGTGATATTCTAATCACAGTTCGGAATCCTTTTGTG GTacgatttttttattctttcacaTCTCAAGAGAACTTATATCTAGTGATGGAGTACTTGAATGGAGGGGACTTGTATTCATTGCTGAGAAATTTAGGCtgcttggatgaagaagttgcCCGCATATATATTGCAGAAGTT GTCCTTGCATTGGAATACCTCCATTCCCTGCATGTGGTGCATCGGGATTTAAAGCCAGACAATTTGTTGATTGCTCATGATGGTCATATTAAG TTGACAGATTTTGGactttcgaaagttggtcttatCAACAGTACAGACGATCTATCTGGTCCTGCTGTCAGTGGGACATCATTATATGGGGAGGATGAACCTCAGGTTTCTCCATCTGAGCACTTGAAGCAGCGAGAACGGCGGAAGAAACACTCTGCCGTCGGTACACCTGATTATTTGGCACCGGAGATCCTCTTAGGAACAGGACATG GTGCAAGTGCAGATTGGTGGTCTGTTGGTGTTATTCTCTTTGAGCTCATTGTTGGAATTCCACCATTTAATGCAGAACATCCTCAg acaATCTTTGACAATATTCTCAATCGTAAGATACCTTGGCCCCGAGTACCTGAAGAGATGAGTTTCAAAGCCCGAGATCTAATTGACAA ATTATTGACGGAAGATCCTCACCAAAGGCTTGGGGCCAAAGGAGCAGCAGAG GTGAAGCAacacatattttttaaaaatattaactggGACACGCTTGCCAGGCAGAAG GCTTCCTTTGTTCCCTCATCAGGTAGTGCACTTGATACTAGCTACTTCAATAGCCGTTACTCCTCAAATCTGTCAGATGAAAACATATATGAAACCAGTGAGTTTGAGGATTCCAGTGACAATGGAAGCTTTGGTGGAAGCAGTAGTTGTGTAAGCAATCATCATGATGAACAA GGCAATGAGTGTGGAGGTCTTGCTGAGTTTGAATCTGGCTCATCCATCTATTATTCATTCAGTAACTTTTCGTTCAAG AATCTGTCGCAGCTTGCATCAATTAACTATGATTTGCTCAGCAAGGGTTGGAAGGAAGATCAAGCAATAAAATCTAATTCTTAG